Genomic window (Festucalex cinctus isolate MCC-2025b chromosome 7, RoL_Fcin_1.0, whole genome shotgun sequence):
aatacagccatttctcccatggactctgaaactgtgtttatttcctataaaatggggcaatgatgtcatctaccggtggttgggcatcagtaaagttgtttccaagtttgatatttacagtggagcatgctcagattcgcccccatttagcaccgctctaaaaaatacaattgacaagtatacttgtcaaaggcagtgaatgagttaaaaaaaaaaaaatgttttgcttttcaaaaatgtcttttgcagtattccagttactccACATAGATTGgggaatgtcaaaataaacatgattggacaatattttttttttcctggtagtcaggggGATATGAACGAAACACGCAGTATTTTTTATTCTGGTAGTTGCAAGATGTATGCACCGATCAAATGCTTGCTCAATAATTTTGATCACTAACTTCAACAAGCAGGCTGAAGACATTTCGCAACCAAACAGTCTTGGCTTTGCTCTGCCAAAAGTTTTAGCGCAATCGCGTCGCCCGCCTCCCCGCACGCGTTCCCAAAACAATACGAAGGTTCGTAAGACATCTGCAAAACATTTGGGCTCCCCAAGATAAGAAGCCTTCATTGAAACACTGCACCGCTCGGCAGCGAGACTCCAATCAATACGCAAAACCTGCAGACCGACATCGAAAGGATATCATGGAACGAGTGCAAAGTTTTCGCTTGGTGTTTTGCCTTCTGCTGCTGATGGAATGCACATGCCAGCAGagcacagaaaagaaaaaaagcacaaagaaAGGTAAGGTCAATCATTTGCATTTGACCTCACATGTGATGTTGAGTGTTCGTCAATGTTACTTTGAATCCTGACAGAATCTACCAATGCTGCAATTGAAGAACTAAAGAAACAAATTGAAGACATTGTTTACGACCTGAACTTGTTGAAAGAACAGCAATCTTTACAGTCAAGTAAGTTTCTTTTACAAATGCCAGTTAATACTTTTTGTTGGTCTAACTTGAgctgtccatccatccttccatgtCAGTGTGTCTACGTGGAACGAAAGTCCCGGGCAAGTGTTTCCTGGCCGATCCGGCCAAGAAGACTTTCCACGCGGCCAGCGACGATTGCGTCGCCAAGGGGGGCAGCCTGAGCACCCCTCTGACGGCTGACGAAAACGAGCAGCTGTACGCCTACGTACGTCAAAGCGTCAGCCCGGAGGAGCCCATCTGGCTGGGCATCAACGACATGGTGACCGAAGGCCAGTGGTTGGACCAGTCCGGGTCCAGCTTGCGCTTCAAGAACTGGGAGACGGAGATCACCACGCAGCCGGACGGCGGGCCAAGCCAGAATTGCGGCACGTTGGCCACCACCGCCAACGGGAAGTGGTTTGACGACAGCTGTCGAGCTCAAAAGGCTTCGGTGTGCGAGTTTAACATCGTCTGACTTTTCTGCCATGTCCAGAATTGAATTCAACATGCCACGGACATCGTTTGAGTACGTATGCATTTAGTGTTAAAATCTAAAGTAGGAACTAACGGGGAGATTTCAGTTGATAAACATTCTAGCCTTGCGTTCTTATAACATCAGCTCATAAACCAAATAAACATGCATTTTTCTGCAATTTATTCTCTGTGACATTTCTGTGCACCGccttgtgcaaaaattcagtgtcaaaGTCTCCAAAACGGTCTGAGtcatcatgtaaaaaaatgaacGCAACGACTTGAACCGAACTCTGTTTTGTAGCTTGGAGAGGTTAAACATTCAAGGAAGAAGAGCTTTATTTGAAAATTAAGAAAGGAAAATAAGCTGTGAATAGTACTTGTCGTAAATTAGGTTAAGAGCCAAAAATCACATCAACCGTCAAACTTCTGCTGGGGGTTATATTCGCTGTTCCACATCACATCACTCGAGTCAAGTTTCGGAGTCATTTGAGTTGATGAAGATGCGCACAGGGGAATTGTGCAACCATTTCCACCCTCCaaatgaaatgacatcacaatagtTCATTTCCCCCAGAAGACTACATCAGATTAACATGTTCAGGCGCCTTCACCCATTTCCAAGAAATTTGGGCTTTCAAAGGGACTTTTAACCTCTATTTTAGGATATAGAAAATTCCCAAACTTTCGAGCATGTCTGCTCATTTGCGCAATGCAACGCCCACACATGGTGAAAATCGTGTAGatcgggatgtgacgtcacgtGTCCCAAAATGGGCGTtagcgcagccattttgagtaaacagcaatgattgacagctgttgtggaccagctgcCACAATGAGAAGAGGCAAACAAATGATCGCGCATTCTCCAAGCTATCAAAAGAATAACCAATGCATAGCCAATGGGTCGCTGCAGCAGCCATAAAAAGGATGAACAACAAGACGAAGGACTTGTGATCCTTCTCGTTGCTTGTGTAGCAATCACTGTAAATTAGTTAGTTGTGTAGATGTAGCTCGATGTATAGTTATTAAATGAAGGCAAACGATATTGGTGGCTGAATCAGCAGATGTTAGCCTCCTACGAGGCAAGTTACCACATGGACATGGCACACGCAAAATGTGGAGGAAAATAATGTTTCATTCGTTTGTGCTGCTAGCCTGCTACGGTTTAATAGATA
Coding sequences:
- the clec3ba gene encoding tetranectin, producing the protein MERVQSFRLVFCLLLLMECTCQQSTEKKKSTKKESTNAAIEELKKQIEDIVYDLNLLKEQQSLQSMCLRGTKVPGKCFLADPAKKTFHAASDDCVAKGGSLSTPLTADENEQLYAYVRQSVSPEEPIWLGINDMVTEGQWLDQSGSSLRFKNWETEITTQPDGGPSQNCGTLATTANGKWFDDSCRAQKASVCEFNIV